In Raphanus sativus cultivar WK10039 chromosome 5, ASM80110v3, whole genome shotgun sequence, the following proteins share a genomic window:
- the LOC108860605 gene encoding syntaxin-125-like has product MNDLFSNSFKRNQAQFGDVEAGQETMNLDKFFEDVENVKDDMKGIESLYKKLQDSNEECKTVHNAKKVKELRAKMDGDVGQVLKRVKMIKQKLEALEKANANSRNVPGCGPGSSTDRTRSSVVSGLGKKLKDLMDSFQGLRARMNDEYKETVERRYFTITGEQADEQTIDNLIASGESENFLQKAIQEQGRGQIMDTISEIQERHDAVKEIEKNLLELHQVFLDMAALVEAQGQQLNNIESHVAKASSFVRRGTDQLQDAREYQKSSRKWTCYAIILIIVVFILLLIPAMPSIMLMLK; this is encoded by the exons ATGAATGACTTATTCTCAAATTCATTCAAGAGGAACCAGGCTCAATTTGGCGATGTCGAGGCAGGTCAAGAAACGATGAACCTCGACAAATTCTTCGAGGACGTCGAGAATGTGAAGGATGACATGAAAGGAATCGAGAGTCTTTATAAGAAGCTTCAAGACTCTAACGAAGAATGCAAGACGGTGCATAATGCCAAGAAGGTGAAGGAGCTACGAGCTAAGATGGATGGAGACGTAGGTCAAGTCCTTAAGAGGGTCAAAATGATTAAGCAGAAGCTCGAAGCCCTTGAGAAAGCCAACGCTAATAGCCGTAATGTCCCTGGTTGTGGGCCCGGTTCGTCTACGGATAGGACTCGGTCTTCTGTGGTTAGTGGTCTCGGGAAGAAGCTCAAGGACTTGATGGATAGTTTCCAAGGTCTACGTGCACGAATGAACGATGAGTATAAAGAAACCGTAGAGCGCAG GTATTTCACGATAACAGGAGAACAAGCGGACGAGCAAACAATAGATAACCTGATTGCAAGCGGTGAGAGTGAGAATTTTCTCCAAAAAGCTATTCAGGAGCAAGGAAGAGGTCAGATCATGGACACTATATCTGAGATACAAGAAAGACATGATGCAGTGAAGGAGATTGAGAAGAATCTACTCGAGTTGCACCAAGTTTTCTTGGACATGGCGGCTCTAGTGGAAGCGCAAGGGCAGCAACTGAACAATATAGAGAGTCATGTGGCGAAGGCGAGTTCGTTTGTGAGAAGAGGGACTGATCAGCTCCAAGATGCGAGGGAGTACCAAAAGAGCTCGAGGAAATGGACTTGTTACGCTATCATTCTAATCATTGTCGTCTTTATCCTCCTTCTTATTCCTGCTATGCCTTCTATTATGCTCATGTTGAAGTGA